A genomic window from Tolypothrix sp. PCC 7910 includes:
- a CDS encoding MBL fold metallo-hydrolase, protein MKSLHRPDLYGWSTFNPARNIDFNGIAWIRPEGNILIDPVALSNHDWNHLNSLGDVAWIVLTNSDHARSAKDIANQTYAKIAGPIAEKDNFPINCDRWLSDGEELVPGLKVIELQGSKTPGELALLLEETTLITGDLVRAHKAGALTILPDEKLMNREQAVASVQRLANLTQVDTVLVGDGWSVFRDGRDRLKELVATL, encoded by the coding sequence ATGAAATCTCTGCACCGCCCGGATCTCTATGGTTGGTCTACTTTCAATCCCGCAAGAAACATTGATTTTAATGGGATTGCCTGGATTCGTCCAGAGGGCAATATCTTGATAGATCCGGTAGCTTTATCCAATCACGATTGGAATCACCTGAATTCTCTAGGTGATGTAGCTTGGATTGTACTTACTAACTCTGATCATGCTAGGTCAGCTAAGGACATTGCCAATCAAACCTACGCTAAAATAGCTGGGCCCATAGCGGAAAAAGATAATTTTCCCATAAATTGCGATCGCTGGCTGAGTGATGGTGAAGAATTAGTCCCAGGATTAAAGGTGATTGAACTCCAAGGTTCTAAAACTCCCGGTGAACTGGCGCTATTGCTAGAGGAAACGACTTTAATTACTGGGGATTTGGTACGCGCCCACAAAGCAGGTGCATTAACAATATTGCCAGATGAAAAGCTAATGAATCGTGAACAAGCTGTAGCATCTGTGCAGAGATTGGCAAATCTCACTCAGGTAGATACAGTATTAGTCGGGGATGGTTGGTCGGTTTTTCGAGATGGACGCGATCGCCTCAAGGAACTAGTCGCAACATTATAA
- a CDS encoding transposase family protein, with amino-acid sequence MISIFDYIQKYPRRAKQLLGISYDQFTDLVNYAKNSHEEEQLKLEQKKVRIHRRGGGRKELLSIPEQVCLCLFYLRQIPTFEVLGIMFGISKTLSNDTFHYWRKILRKILPSSLIEQVENKEGDLLIIQEILTNFKLLVDSVEQPIDRPSDNEEQKKFFSGKKKQHTIKNQIVSLPEGKDIIDVTVGSPGPTADIKLFREQQTKFDEKQEFTGDKAYQGGNNITTPHKKKRKQQLNEQQKEENKALSSKRIFVEHLIRIVKIFQVASQRFRLNADVYNEIVLLVCGLVRLRIGTFVLPNSAIN; translated from the coding sequence ATGATTAGTATATTTGATTATATACAAAAGTATCCACGAAGAGCAAAGCAACTTTTGGGGATTAGTTATGACCAATTTACTGACCTTGTAAACTATGCTAAAAACAGTCATGAAGAAGAACAACTCAAATTGGAACAGAAGAAAGTTAGAATACATCGTCGTGGAGGTGGACGCAAAGAATTATTATCCATCCCAGAACAAGTATGTTTGTGCTTGTTTTATCTGAGACAAATACCCACATTTGAAGTTTTAGGAATAATGTTTGGTATATCAAAAACTTTATCTAATGATACTTTTCATTACTGGAGAAAAATATTACGTAAGATTCTCCCTTCTAGTTTAATAGAGCAAGTAGAAAATAAAGAAGGAGATTTGCTCATTATACAAGAAATATTAACGAATTTTAAGTTGCTAGTTGATAGCGTAGAACAGCCTATAGATAGACCATCTGACAACGAAGAACAGAAAAAGTTCTTTTCGGGAAAGAAAAAACAGCATACTATAAAAAACCAGATAGTTTCCTTGCCAGAGGGAAAAGATATTATTGATGTTACAGTAGGCTCTCCAGGGCCAACAGCAGACATAAAATTATTTAGAGAGCAACAAACAAAATTTGATGAAAAACAAGAATTTACGGGAGATAAAGCGTATCAAGGTGGGAATAATATTACTACCCCTCATAAGAAGAAAAGAAAACAACAATTAAATGAACAACAAAAAGAAGAAAATAAAGCTCTATCAAGTAAGCGTATATTTGTTGAGCATTTAATACGTATTGTAAAAATTTTCCAAGTGGCATCACAAAGATTTAGATTAAATGCTGATGTTTATAATGAAATAGTTTTGTTAGTTTGTGGTCTAGTAAGACTGCGAATTGGCACTTTCGTATTACCGAATAGCGCCATAAATTAG
- a CDS encoding ATP-binding protein, with protein MSYFDTATLHKLPFRGLTKSLSSLETWAFGLTSHLAWTSVVPAVHAALGTQAIFVWVPAVFVGMLLNYQMKHLGRNLLDVAGGTPNYTTHLWQRYPLIGRYAAIGYLLGWLSFLSVNAVVLTDIIKVNLDSLSITCPEAFLRISFILLPFIVAFSGTRALSILHLFFAIPAFILLFTFCLQGLGFLAFSSHSPGFFPHQWVSFNFIDFAKWFYFVSYTVYSCETATSFVADSREPNQTLNFLDIAAWLMIPVFVGGSWVIMRLATAPDLADNAFLNFVAASTPFWGNFAPIIATFLLAGSCLLGSATTVSNAPRIIYQLAVDKHLAPVFSVVSNRGVFGSSLALSLIIGLIYFIWGNVAHIVAAANCAWFISFMVLHLGLWQQRSKLDVVMPRLTLGIFLIEIVILLVGAYAWGWQDLLIGFLAPFGVIVIDALVRYLPINIFKSSWWLKLYQSQRPKQFQDSVMLQVSILIFLLCIAVLVGSVFGWRLNKVTTTNFGNLLVVLLMTVAFVGVAIACWTSLPQVVAIAEARESAEHLFTVAQDAILVTDEQGIIRQANPATELLFNINPSYLLGNHLNKWLPQLGTNPQQWVKRSEQTFTHNTKSKILEVAISDRPHQYFQEYVVILHDITQRKQAEEILRNSESQLKEEAKQLATQLIQSEKMSSLGQLVAGVAHEINNPVNFISGNLTPANQYLQDLLKLLELYQQHYPNPISEIQTHAEVIDIDFIIADLPRLLTSMTVGAERIKAIVLSLRNFSRLDEAEMKAVNIHEGIDSTLMILAHRLKAHEKRPEIAVIKEYGNLPFVECYPGQLNQVFMNILANAIDALEETFANFQQTQNLQICITTLLSTHQQVLIQISDNGTGIPENVQQRLFEPFYTTKPIGKGTGLGLSISYKIIHEKHHGKLYCSSTIGKGTEFTIKIPLHQQQIKK; from the coding sequence ATGTCCTATTTTGATACTGCAACTTTGCATAAATTACCATTTCGTGGTTTAACAAAAAGCTTAAGTTCTTTGGAAACTTGGGCTTTTGGGCTGACTTCCCACCTCGCTTGGACATCAGTAGTTCCAGCTGTTCATGCTGCTTTGGGAACTCAAGCCATTTTTGTGTGGGTTCCCGCTGTGTTTGTGGGGATGCTGCTGAATTATCAAATGAAACATCTAGGTAGAAATTTACTGGATGTAGCTGGAGGAACTCCTAACTATACCACTCATCTGTGGCAACGCTATCCATTGATTGGTCGCTATGCAGCAATTGGATATCTTTTAGGTTGGCTTTCGTTTTTATCAGTTAATGCTGTTGTGTTGACAGATATCATTAAAGTTAATCTTGACTCATTAAGTATTACCTGTCCTGAAGCATTTCTCAGAATTAGTTTTATCTTATTGCCTTTTATTGTTGCCTTTAGTGGTACCAGAGCTTTAAGTATTCTACATTTATTTTTTGCTATTCCCGCTTTTATTTTATTATTTACTTTCTGTCTCCAAGGTTTAGGATTTTTAGCCTTTTCTAGTCATAGTCCAGGATTTTTTCCTCACCAATGGGTAAGTTTTAATTTTATTGACTTTGCAAAATGGTTTTATTTTGTTAGCTATACAGTTTACAGTTGTGAAACTGCGACATCCTTTGTAGCTGATAGCCGTGAGCCGAATCAAACTCTCAACTTTCTCGACATAGCTGCTTGGTTAATGATACCTGTATTTGTTGGTGGTTCTTGGGTAATTATGCGTTTAGCAACTGCGCCAGATTTAGCTGACAATGCTTTTTTAAATTTTGTTGCTGCTTCTACACCATTTTGGGGAAATTTTGCCCCAATAATTGCTACTTTTTTACTAGCAGGTTCTTGTTTATTAGGTTCTGCAACAACTGTTTCTAATGCTCCTCGGATCATCTATCAGTTAGCTGTAGATAAACACCTCGCACCAGTATTTTCTGTAGTATCCAATCGCGGAGTCTTTGGTTCATCTTTAGCTCTCAGCTTGATTATCGGCCTGATTTATTTTATTTGGGGAAATGTTGCTCACATTGTTGCAGCAGCAAATTGTGCCTGGTTTATATCTTTCATGGTGCTGCATTTGGGTTTATGGCAACAACGGTCTAAGTTAGATGTGGTAATGCCACGCCTGACTTTAGGTATATTTTTAATAGAGATAGTAATCTTATTAGTAGGAGCCTATGCTTGGGGTTGGCAAGATTTATTAATCGGATTTTTAGCACCTTTTGGGGTAATAGTAATTGATGCATTAGTGCGGTATCTTCCTATTAATATTTTTAAGAGTAGTTGGTGGTTAAAACTTTATCAATCACAACGCCCAAAACAATTTCAAGACTCAGTAATGCTACAAGTGAGCATCTTGATTTTTTTGTTGTGCATTGCTGTTTTAGTTGGCAGCGTATTTGGTTGGCGATTGAATAAAGTTACTACTACTAATTTTGGCAATTTGCTTGTAGTATTGCTGATGACAGTCGCATTTGTTGGAGTAGCAATCGCCTGTTGGACTAGTTTACCTCAAGTAGTAGCGATCGCAGAAGCGCGAGAGTCGGCAGAACATCTATTTACTGTTGCTCAAGATGCCATTCTCGTTACAGATGAACAAGGTATTATTCGCCAAGCAAACCCTGCAACAGAATTATTATTTAATATTAATCCTTCCTATTTACTAGGCAATCACCTCAATAAATGGTTACCCCAATTAGGTACTAATCCACAGCAATGGGTAAAGCGCAGCGAGCAAACTTTTACCCACAATACCAAGAGTAAAATTTTAGAAGTTGCGATTTCCGATCGTCCACATCAATATTTTCAAGAATATGTCGTCATTCTCCACGACATTACTCAGCGTAAACAAGCAGAAGAGATATTAAGAAATTCCGAATCACAATTAAAGGAAGAAGCCAAGCAATTAGCTACCCAACTGATCCAAAGCGAAAAGATGTCTAGCTTAGGACAGTTAGTTGCTGGAGTCGCACATGAAATTAATAATCCAGTTAATTTTATCTCTGGTAATCTTACCCCTGCTAATCAATATCTCCAAGATTTGCTGAAATTACTGGAACTTTACCAACAGCATTATCCTAACCCCATATCAGAAATTCAAACTCATGCAGAAGTTATTGATATAGATTTTATCATTGCAGATTTACCAAGATTACTAACTTCTATGACAGTTGGCGCTGAGAGAATTAAAGCAATTGTTCTCTCTCTGCGAAACTTTTCTCGCTTAGATGAAGCAGAAATGAAAGCAGTAAATATTCATGAAGGTATCGATAGTACTTTAATGATTCTCGCACATCGCCTCAAAGCTCATGAAAAACGTCCAGAAATAGCAGTTATTAAAGAATATGGCAATCTGCCGTTTGTAGAATGCTATCCAGGACAACTGAATCAAGTATTTATGAATATTTTGGCTAATGCTATTGATGCTTTAGAAGAGACATTTGCCAACTTCCAACAAACTCAAAACTTGCAAATTTGCATTACAACCTTATTGTCTACACATCAACAGGTTTTAATTCAGATTAGCGATAACGGTACGGGAATTCCTGAAAATGTACAGCAGCGATTATTTGAACCTTTCTATACTACCAAGCCGATTGGTAAAGGTACGGGATTGGGTTTATCTATTAGCTACAAAATTATTCATGAAAAACATCATGGCAAATTATACTGTAGCTCTACTATTGGTAAAGGCACAGAATTTACAATTAAAATTCCTCTGCATCAACAGCAGATCAAGAAATAA
- the tmk gene encoding dTMP kinase, which yields MKGKLIVFEGVEGCGKTSQMQLCQEWLQSLGVSVVITREPGGTELGLDLRRLLLEKADNKPIAEVTELLLYAADRAQHVEQELKPHLAQGKYILCDRYIESTIAYQGYGRRLNMSLIEQLNYIATGGLLSDLTIWLDVDVEIGLSRKRGGEEALDRIEQETIAFHQRVQQGYAALAAAYPERIIRIDGTLSKEIVHQTIQQVLRVDAERLVARHRLSWE from the coding sequence ATGAAAGGCAAATTAATTGTATTTGAAGGGGTAGAAGGCTGCGGTAAAACTAGCCAAATGCAGCTTTGTCAAGAGTGGTTGCAAAGCCTCGGTGTTTCTGTAGTAATTACACGAGAACCAGGGGGAACAGAATTAGGTTTAGATCTGCGCCGCTTGTTGCTAGAAAAAGCAGATAATAAACCCATTGCAGAGGTCACAGAACTATTATTATATGCAGCAGATAGAGCGCAACACGTAGAACAAGAACTGAAACCGCATTTAGCACAAGGGAAATATATTTTATGCGATCGCTATATTGAATCTACCATTGCCTATCAAGGTTATGGTCGGCGTTTAAATATGAGTTTAATTGAGCAATTGAATTATATTGCTACTGGGGGATTACTCAGCGACTTAACTATATGGTTAGATGTTGATGTCGAAATTGGTCTGTCACGCAAACGTGGTGGTGAAGAAGCTTTAGATAGAATTGAACAAGAAACTATCGCCTTTCATCAACGAGTACAGCAAGGATATGCAGCATTAGCCGCAGCTTATCCCGAAAGAATTATTCGCATCGATGGCACTTTGAGTAAGGAAATTGTACATCAAACAATTCAACAAGTTTTGCGCGTAGACGCGGAGCGACTTGTCGCCAGACATCGCCTATCGTGGGAGTAG
- the holB gene encoding DNA polymerase III subunit delta', which translates to MTNDPFAPLVGQQQAIELLTQAVKQNRVAPAYLFVGPDGVGRSLAARCFIELLFSSDVETKLSGSLHHRLLQGNHPDVLWVEPTYQYQGQRLTAKEAAEKGVKRKAPPVIRLEQIRQITEFLGRPSLEASRNVVVLEQAETMAEAAANALLKTLEEPGKATLILIAPTPDAVLPTLVSRSQRIPFYRLDGESLAKVLTQSGHGEVLQNQALLSIAAGSPGSAIASYAQLQAIPPELLEAVKKAPASYRQALELAKTIDKDLDTEAQLWLVDYLQQFYWHKWYRVGIIKQLEKARKSLLCYAQPRLVWECTLLSLYQQCQ; encoded by the coding sequence ATGACAAATGATCCATTTGCACCACTGGTAGGACAGCAGCAAGCTATAGAGTTACTGACTCAAGCTGTAAAACAAAACCGCGTTGCGCCGGCTTATCTATTTGTGGGGCCGGATGGGGTGGGACGGAGTTTAGCGGCAAGGTGCTTTATTGAGTTGCTATTTTCTAGTGATGTAGAGACAAAATTAAGTGGGTCTTTACATCATCGCTTGCTTCAAGGTAACCACCCGGATGTATTGTGGGTAGAGCCAACTTACCAATATCAAGGTCAAAGGCTAACAGCCAAAGAAGCAGCGGAAAAAGGTGTAAAGCGTAAAGCACCGCCTGTAATTAGGTTAGAGCAAATTCGGCAAATTACCGAGTTTCTTGGTCGTCCGTCCCTGGAAGCGTCGAGAAATGTCGTGGTGCTGGAACAAGCGGAAACAATGGCCGAAGCAGCAGCCAATGCTTTGTTGAAAACCTTGGAAGAACCAGGAAAGGCGACATTAATTTTAATTGCACCTACACCTGATGCTGTGTTACCAACATTAGTGTCACGCTCTCAGCGTATTCCGTTTTATCGCTTAGATGGAGAGTCTTTAGCTAAAGTACTCACTCAATCTGGACATGGCGAAGTTTTGCAAAATCAAGCATTGCTGAGTATAGCAGCTGGTAGCCCAGGAAGTGCGATCGCATCTTACGCGCAACTACAGGCTATTCCCCCTGAGTTACTCGAAGCCGTAAAAAAAGCACCTGCATCATACCGTCAGGCTTTAGAGTTGGCTAAAACCATTGATAAAGATTTAGATACGGAAGCACAACTGTGGTTAGTTGATTATCTTCAGCAATTTTACTGGCATAAATGGTATCGCGTAGGCATTATTAAACAGCTAGAAAAAGCGCGGAAATCTCTACTTTGCTACGCCCAACCGCGTCTGGTTTGGGAATGTACTTTATTATCGTTGTATCAACAATGCCAGTAG